From a single Seriola aureovittata isolate HTS-2021-v1 ecotype China chromosome 18, ASM2101889v1, whole genome shotgun sequence genomic region:
- the rnf34b gene encoding E3 ubiquitin-protein ligase RNF34 isoform X1 — protein sequence MKAGASSMWASCCGLLNEVMGTGTVRAQQPGFGAGAGPFRFAPSAGYSTYPPTSSGSAGQLCKACGLAFSVFRRKHICCDCKKSFCALCSVLQENLRCCTTCHLLRGTAFQRPRLMQLRVKDLRQYLLLRNIPTDTCREKEDLVDLVLCHQGTRETQRTVVEEDEEDEEEEEEEEDTHEEEEEEEEEEDEEEDEGGDDTDSLHSLPHSRAASPPSATRSTSEQSVLSASQGDVLSPSDSSGTTSQEHEDTPTASLLNLEPTENIMEVSPATQRRIRASLSDLDNEEAIENLSVRQLKEILARNFVNYSGCCEKWELLERVHRLYRENEQNRKSMENVSITAVVAYPPPLCNSGVGDGVKAQLAADENLCRICMDAIIDCVLLECGHMVTCTKCGKRMSECPICRQYVVRAVHVFKS from the exons ATGAAG GCAGGGGCATCGTCCATGTGGGCGTCATGCTGTGGGCTGCTGAACGAGGTGATGGGCACGGGCACGGTGCGGGCGCAGCAGCCGGGGTTTGGAGCAGGGGCGGGGCCCTTCCGCTTCGCCCCCAGCGCTGGGTACTCCACCTACCCCCCCACCAGCTCAGGGAGCGCTGGACAGCTGTGCAAGGCCTGCGGTCTGGCCTTCTCTGTCTTCAGACGCAAG cACATCTGCTGTGATTGTAAGAAGAGTTTCTGCGCCCTGTGCTCGGTGCTGCAGGAGAACCTGCGCTGCTGCACAACCTGCCACCTGCTGCGCGGCACGGCCTTCCAGCGGCCTCGGCTCATGCAGCTCCGAGTGAAAGACCTGCGCCAGTACCTGCTGCTGCGCAACATCCCCACCGACACATGCAGGGAAAAAGAGGACCTGGTGGACCTGGTGCTCTGTCATCAGGGGACGAGGGAGACCCAGAGAACGGTGGTggaagaggacgaggaggacgaggaggaagaggaggaagaagaggacacacatgaggaggaggaggaggaggaggaagaggaggacgaggaggaagatgaaggggGAGATGACACAGACAGTCTGCACTCCCTCCCCCACTCCCGCGCCGCCTCGCCCCCCTCCGCCACGCGCTCCACCTCTGAACAGTCGGTCCTCTCCGCCTCTCAGGGAGACGTGCTCAGCCCAAGTGACAGCTCAGGGACCACCAGCCAG GAGCATGAGGATACTCCAACAGCGTCCCTCTTGAACCTGGAGCCCACTGAAAATATCATGGAg GTCAGTCCGGCGACACAGAGGAGGATCAGGGCCTCGCTGTCTGATCTGGACAATGAAGAAGCGATAGAAAACCTCTCCGTCCGCCAGCTCAAAGAGATTCTCGCCAGGAACTTTGTCAATTACTCCGGCTGCTGCGAGAAGTGGGAGCTGCTGGAGCGAGTGCATCGACTCTACAgagaaaatgagcaaaacaGGAAATCCA tggaAAATGTGAGCATAACTGCAG TGGTTGCAtatcctccacctctctgcaaCAGTGGTGTTGGAG ATGGTGTCAAAGCTCAGCTGGCGGCTGACGAAAACTTGTGTCGCATCTGCATGGATGCCATCATCGACTGTGTGCTGCTGGAATGTGGTCACATGGTAACCTGCACCAAATGCGGAAAGAGGATGAGCGAGTGCCCCATCTGCAGGCAGTACGTAGTGCGGGCCGTGCACGTCTTCAAGTCTTAA
- the rnf34b gene encoding E3 ubiquitin-protein ligase RNF34 isoform X3, giving the protein MKAGASSMWASCCGLLNEVMGTGTVRAQQPGFGAGAGPFRFAPSAGYSTYPPTSSGSAGQLCKACGLAFSVFRRKHICCDCKKSFCALCSVLQENLRCCTTCHLLRGTAFQRPRLMQLRVKDLRQYLLLRNIPTDTCREKEDLVDLVLCHQGTRETQRTVVEEDEEDEEEEEEEEDTHEEEEEEEEEEDEEEDEGGDDTDSLHSLPHSRAASPPSATRSTSEQSVLSASQGDVLSPSDSSGTTSQEHEDTPTASLLNLEPTENIMEVSPATQRRIRASLSDLDNEEAIENLSVRQLKEILARNFVNYSGCCEKWELLERVHRLYRENEQNRKSMENVSITADGVKAQLAADENLCRICMDAIIDCVLLECGHMVTCTKCGKRMSECPICRQYVVRAVHVFKS; this is encoded by the exons ATGAAG GCAGGGGCATCGTCCATGTGGGCGTCATGCTGTGGGCTGCTGAACGAGGTGATGGGCACGGGCACGGTGCGGGCGCAGCAGCCGGGGTTTGGAGCAGGGGCGGGGCCCTTCCGCTTCGCCCCCAGCGCTGGGTACTCCACCTACCCCCCCACCAGCTCAGGGAGCGCTGGACAGCTGTGCAAGGCCTGCGGTCTGGCCTTCTCTGTCTTCAGACGCAAG cACATCTGCTGTGATTGTAAGAAGAGTTTCTGCGCCCTGTGCTCGGTGCTGCAGGAGAACCTGCGCTGCTGCACAACCTGCCACCTGCTGCGCGGCACGGCCTTCCAGCGGCCTCGGCTCATGCAGCTCCGAGTGAAAGACCTGCGCCAGTACCTGCTGCTGCGCAACATCCCCACCGACACATGCAGGGAAAAAGAGGACCTGGTGGACCTGGTGCTCTGTCATCAGGGGACGAGGGAGACCCAGAGAACGGTGGTggaagaggacgaggaggacgaggaggaagaggaggaagaagaggacacacatgaggaggaggaggaggaggaggaagaggaggacgaggaggaagatgaaggggGAGATGACACAGACAGTCTGCACTCCCTCCCCCACTCCCGCGCCGCCTCGCCCCCCTCCGCCACGCGCTCCACCTCTGAACAGTCGGTCCTCTCCGCCTCTCAGGGAGACGTGCTCAGCCCAAGTGACAGCTCAGGGACCACCAGCCAG GAGCATGAGGATACTCCAACAGCGTCCCTCTTGAACCTGGAGCCCACTGAAAATATCATGGAg GTCAGTCCGGCGACACAGAGGAGGATCAGGGCCTCGCTGTCTGATCTGGACAATGAAGAAGCGATAGAAAACCTCTCCGTCCGCCAGCTCAAAGAGATTCTCGCCAGGAACTTTGTCAATTACTCCGGCTGCTGCGAGAAGTGGGAGCTGCTGGAGCGAGTGCATCGACTCTACAgagaaaatgagcaaaacaGGAAATCCA tggaAAATGTGAGCATAACTGCAG ATGGTGTCAAAGCTCAGCTGGCGGCTGACGAAAACTTGTGTCGCATCTGCATGGATGCCATCATCGACTGTGTGCTGCTGGAATGTGGTCACATGGTAACCTGCACCAAATGCGGAAAGAGGATGAGCGAGTGCCCCATCTGCAGGCAGTACGTAGTGCGGGCCGTGCACGTCTTCAAGTCTTAA
- the rnf34b gene encoding E3 ubiquitin-protein ligase RNF34 isoform X2 gives MWASCCGLLNEVMGTGTVRAQQPGFGAGAGPFRFAPSAGYSTYPPTSSGSAGQLCKACGLAFSVFRRKHICCDCKKSFCALCSVLQENLRCCTTCHLLRGTAFQRPRLMQLRVKDLRQYLLLRNIPTDTCREKEDLVDLVLCHQGTRETQRTVVEEDEEDEEEEEEEEDTHEEEEEEEEEEDEEEDEGGDDTDSLHSLPHSRAASPPSATRSTSEQSVLSASQGDVLSPSDSSGTTSQEHEDTPTASLLNLEPTENIMEVSPATQRRIRASLSDLDNEEAIENLSVRQLKEILARNFVNYSGCCEKWELLERVHRLYRENEQNRKSMENVSITAVVAYPPPLCNSGVGDGVKAQLAADENLCRICMDAIIDCVLLECGHMVTCTKCGKRMSECPICRQYVVRAVHVFKS, from the exons ATGTGGGCGTCATGCTGTGGGCTGCTGAACGAGGTGATGGGCACGGGCACGGTGCGGGCGCAGCAGCCGGGGTTTGGAGCAGGGGCGGGGCCCTTCCGCTTCGCCCCCAGCGCTGGGTACTCCACCTACCCCCCCACCAGCTCAGGGAGCGCTGGACAGCTGTGCAAGGCCTGCGGTCTGGCCTTCTCTGTCTTCAGACGCAAG cACATCTGCTGTGATTGTAAGAAGAGTTTCTGCGCCCTGTGCTCGGTGCTGCAGGAGAACCTGCGCTGCTGCACAACCTGCCACCTGCTGCGCGGCACGGCCTTCCAGCGGCCTCGGCTCATGCAGCTCCGAGTGAAAGACCTGCGCCAGTACCTGCTGCTGCGCAACATCCCCACCGACACATGCAGGGAAAAAGAGGACCTGGTGGACCTGGTGCTCTGTCATCAGGGGACGAGGGAGACCCAGAGAACGGTGGTggaagaggacgaggaggacgaggaggaagaggaggaagaagaggacacacatgaggaggaggaggaggaggaggaagaggaggacgaggaggaagatgaaggggGAGATGACACAGACAGTCTGCACTCCCTCCCCCACTCCCGCGCCGCCTCGCCCCCCTCCGCCACGCGCTCCACCTCTGAACAGTCGGTCCTCTCCGCCTCTCAGGGAGACGTGCTCAGCCCAAGTGACAGCTCAGGGACCACCAGCCAG GAGCATGAGGATACTCCAACAGCGTCCCTCTTGAACCTGGAGCCCACTGAAAATATCATGGAg GTCAGTCCGGCGACACAGAGGAGGATCAGGGCCTCGCTGTCTGATCTGGACAATGAAGAAGCGATAGAAAACCTCTCCGTCCGCCAGCTCAAAGAGATTCTCGCCAGGAACTTTGTCAATTACTCCGGCTGCTGCGAGAAGTGGGAGCTGCTGGAGCGAGTGCATCGACTCTACAgagaaaatgagcaaaacaGGAAATCCA tggaAAATGTGAGCATAACTGCAG TGGTTGCAtatcctccacctctctgcaaCAGTGGTGTTGGAG ATGGTGTCAAAGCTCAGCTGGCGGCTGACGAAAACTTGTGTCGCATCTGCATGGATGCCATCATCGACTGTGTGCTGCTGGAATGTGGTCACATGGTAACCTGCACCAAATGCGGAAAGAGGATGAGCGAGTGCCCCATCTGCAGGCAGTACGTAGTGCGGGCCGTGCACGTCTTCAAGTCTTAA